A stretch of DNA from Spirosoma endbachense:
ATGGCTGAACAGGTTCGGGCACATTATCCGGCGAATTACCTCCTCTGCCCCATGATCGATGCTCGTCGGATGGAGGTTTACTGTGCGTTGTTTGAGGCCTCTGGTCAGGAGATAAGCCCGACTTCGGCACAGATCATCGATGAACAGTCATTCAGCAACTGGCTGGCAAAAAATACGGTTGTGTTTTTTGGCGATGGAGCCGAAAAATGCCGGGCAATACTTGGTCATACTCCTACCGCCATTTTCCCGGAGCAGCTAATTATTCCTTCCGCCCGGACAATCGGCAAACTAGCTACGGTTGCCTTCGAGACCGGGAAGTTCGAGGATGTTGTCACTTTCGAACCTTTTTATTTGAAAGATTTTATGACAAATAAGCCGAAAAAGGCCATTCTTTAAACCAGGTATTCGTTAGATAACCTGAAGTTAATTCATGATTGAAGTCAATTTTGTGGGAATCTGACGTTTTTCTCCTTATTTCGCCCCGGCAACCGTCCCCATTCCGCTCTCGTGCAGATTATCGTTGATGTTGGCAATACCGACGCTGTTTTCGGACTTTACAATCAGACTGGCTGGCAAAACATCTGGCGAACTCCCGCCCGACGCGATGAATCAGCGGCTTCCTATGAGGCACGGCTACGCTTATGGCTGCTGGAAGCCAATGTATTGCTAAGTTCTATTCAGACCACCGTTCTTAGTAGTGTAGTTCCCGATTTAACACCAACAATCAGGACTATGTTGGCCGAATTGTTTGGGTTAGAGCCCATTGTGGTTGGTCCGGGTATATATCCCCTACTACCTCTTGAGATTTTGAGGCCCCACGAAATAGGAGCCGATTTAGTAGCCAATGCCTTGGCTGCCTATATGCGCTATCACCAAAACTGTGTTGTGGTAGATTTCGGCACGGCACTGACTTTCACGACTGTTTCAGGTGAGGGAAAGATCATTGGTGTGGCCATTGCTCCGGGGCTTAAAACCGCCATCCGGTCCTTATTTGCCAATACGGCCCAGCTACCGGAAGTCCCAATCGAAGTGCCATCATCGGCACTTGGCACCAGCACCACACATGCCATCCAGGCGGGTGTCGTACTGGGTTACGAAGGCCTTGTTCGCTCGTTACTTG
This window harbors:
- the tsaB gene encoding tRNA (adenosine(37)-N6)-threonylcarbamoyltransferase complex dimerization subunit type 1 TsaB, which codes for MLILSLDTSTAACSVALHKDGTLVGCYELFTERTSAAMLTTLIDNVVQHSGFTLSQLDAIAVAKGPGSYTGLRIGVSTAKGLCFALDKPLLAINTLAGMAEQVRAHYPANYLLCPMIDARRMEVYCALFEASGQEISPTSAQIIDEQSFSNWLAKNTVVFFGDGAEKCRAILGHTPTAIFPEQLIIPSARTIGKLATVAFETGKFEDVVTFEPFYLKDFMTNKPKKAIL
- a CDS encoding type III pantothenate kinase; this translates as MQIIVDVGNTDAVFGLYNQTGWQNIWRTPARRDESAASYEARLRLWLLEANVLLSSIQTTVLSSVVPDLTPTIRTMLAELFGLEPIVVGPGIYPLLPLEILRPHEIGADLVANALAAYMRYHQNCVVVDFGTALTFTTVSGEGKIIGVAIAPGLKTAIRSLFANTAQLPEVPIEVPSSALGTSTTHAIQAGVVLGYEGLVRSLLERIRAELNGDCMAVATGGLSGRIPSLRDAFADIVPSLTLDGVRLIGETVTDSIK